In a genomic window of Nocardia fluminea:
- a CDS encoding NAD-dependent epimerase/dehydratase family protein has translation MSTNASHVIVTGGAGFIGSHLCRALLDRGDQVTAIDNLSTGRRDNVTDLLENHRFSLRVSDVNAPVSFAAITGATHLVHLACPASPKANTAMPLATLRTATVGTMNVLECAHRAGIRAIVASSSEIYGDPLVHPQTEDYRGNADPIGAHSAYTEGKRATEAAAAAYHRMGADVGIVRPFNVYGPFMWPDDGRVVAAFCAAALAGETLQLQGGGTQTRSLVWVGDFVTGLLAMLDSTEFGPINLGSEHEITIRDLAQLIIDQAGSGSLDIVAGRSDVVTVRRPDTTRARKLLDWQPETPLDVGVAATLAWMRTVAVPS, from the coding sequence TTGTCCACCAACGCATCTCACGTCATCGTCACCGGCGGCGCCGGGTTCATCGGTTCTCATCTGTGCCGCGCCCTGCTCGACCGTGGTGACCAGGTCACCGCGATCGACAACCTTTCGACCGGCCGCAGGGACAACGTCACCGACCTGCTGGAAAACCACCGATTCAGCCTGCGCGTCAGTGATGTCAACGCACCGGTCAGCTTCGCCGCGATCACCGGGGCAACCCACCTCGTCCACCTTGCCTGCCCGGCCTCGCCCAAGGCGAACACAGCGATGCCACTGGCAACCCTGCGCACCGCCACAGTCGGGACGATGAACGTCCTCGAATGCGCGCACCGCGCCGGGATCCGAGCCATCGTGGCCTCGTCCTCGGAGATCTACGGTGACCCGTTGGTCCATCCGCAGACCGAGGACTACCGGGGCAACGCAGACCCGATCGGAGCGCACTCGGCCTACACCGAAGGTAAACGCGCCACCGAAGCCGCCGCCGCGGCCTACCACCGGATGGGCGCTGATGTCGGGATCGTACGCCCGTTCAACGTGTACGGACCATTCATGTGGCCCGACGACGGCCGGGTGGTCGCTGCGTTCTGCGCCGCGGCCCTGGCCGGTGAGACGCTCCAACTCCAGGGAGGCGGCACCCAAACCCGATCCCTGGTCTGGGTCGGTGATTTCGTGACCGGGCTGCTCGCGATGCTCGACAGCACCGAATTCGGGCCGATCAACCTCGGCTCCGAACACGAGATCACGATCCGCGATCTCGCCCAGCTGATCATCGACCAGGCCGGCTCAGGCTCCCTCGATATCGTCGCGGGTCGCAGCGACGTGGTCACGGTGCGCCGACCAGACACCACCCGTGCCCGCAAACTTCTGGACTGGCAACCCGAAACCCCGTTGGACGTCGGCGTCGCCGCGACGCTGGCGTGGATGCGCACCGTGGCGGTGCCGTCATGA
- a CDS encoding WD40 repeat domain-containing protein, translating into MWDARTHHQVGRPLTGHTDWVVSVAFSPDGGQLATGSKDSTVRIWDLSTHWQVGGPYREHTGSVNSVAFSPDGSQLATGSNDRTARIWRVAGPA; encoded by the coding sequence ATCTGGGATGCGCGCACCCATCATCAGGTCGGGCGACCCCTCACCGGCCACACTGACTGGGTGGTTTCGGTGGCGTTCAGCCCCGACGGGGGCCAGCTCGCCACTGGCAGCAAAGACAGCACGGTGCGGATTTGGGATCTCAGTACCCATTGGCAGGTCGGAGGGCCCTACCGCGAACACACAGGCAGCGTGAATTCGGTGGCGTTCAGCCCTGATGGCAGCCAGCTGGCGACCGGCAGCAATGACCGCACTGCGCGGATTTGGAGGGTGGCCGGGCCCGCGTAG
- a CDS encoding cutinase family protein, with amino-acid sequence MTLTRRTAAIVACVAVFVSGAPEVCVASASPTTTPAPSTSLSLTKCPALYVFAVQGTGESSPDAAPSTDTGMLSLVMRPMMAAASDPGLVDRAYVPYPAGFGGAVGASLVPYAESVATGVVRTESMMAQLHSVCPRTRVGLVSYSQGSHVASIVAQQIGAGHGVVDPSVIAAVILMADPTRSPGTGLFPGTEASAPAPAPGTSGKHLAALPAAPVRSGVAGGGIGPQRDIAEDFGALTGRVASVCVSGDLACDTPEGSAILRAAAGVASQSLISTGDPIGSLISIGQALAYTSLNAAATVLDDIAVVDSYGTLSISPQKSISQRLADASDPRAGLDVNAALAAVTRVGTIGFDAVNAVVASVLNPAALTQLAAVALSNPAAAVVMLGEKFTSAVADLVAPTTGDRLISTAFDVVRREVADNRDLLDLTTWVRIWETGMRHDAYSHAVGDGPSPAAWAGAWLAAVAHDAAAAPLLPARTGEVSPPSPTATLTRSVLVSTSSAPFSVDLPAPTTSRGPSPLPVEVVGAPQHIAAPPTELPQLPATVPVTVVGPSQPGVSADATHPPTSSTVARQPGITDPTR; translated from the coding sequence ATGACACTCACCCGAAGGACCGCGGCGATCGTCGCTTGCGTCGCGGTCTTCGTCTCGGGCGCACCTGAGGTGTGCGTGGCCTCGGCGTCACCGACGACGACACCGGCCCCTTCGACGTCGCTGTCGCTCACGAAATGTCCAGCGCTGTATGTGTTCGCTGTTCAGGGCACCGGTGAGTCCTCACCGGATGCCGCGCCGAGCACTGACACCGGGATGTTGTCGCTGGTGATGCGGCCGATGATGGCCGCCGCTTCCGATCCGGGTCTGGTCGATCGCGCCTATGTGCCTTATCCGGCGGGCTTCGGTGGCGCGGTCGGTGCCTCGCTCGTTCCGTACGCCGAATCGGTCGCTACCGGCGTGGTGCGCACGGAATCGATGATGGCGCAGCTTCATTCGGTGTGTCCGCGAACCAGGGTGGGGTTGGTGAGCTATTCGCAGGGCTCGCATGTCGCCTCGATCGTGGCCCAGCAGATCGGTGCGGGCCACGGGGTCGTCGATCCCAGTGTGATCGCGGCGGTGATCTTGATGGCCGACCCGACCCGAAGCCCCGGCACGGGATTGTTCCCTGGCACCGAAGCCTCCGCACCGGCCCCGGCGCCAGGAACCAGTGGAAAACATCTGGCAGCACTGCCCGCAGCGCCGGTCCGATCAGGGGTTGCGGGTGGTGGGATCGGCCCGCAGCGTGACATCGCCGAAGATTTCGGCGCACTGACCGGCCGAGTGGCCAGTGTCTGCGTCTCCGGTGATCTGGCCTGCGACACCCCCGAGGGGTCGGCGATCTTGCGTGCCGCCGCGGGGGTGGCTTCGCAGTCGCTGATTTCGACCGGGGACCCGATCGGCTCGCTGATCTCGATCGGGCAAGCCCTCGCCTACACCTCGCTCAACGCAGCAGCCACCGTCCTCGACGACATCGCTGTTGTTGACTCATATGGCACGCTGAGCATTTCACCGCAGAAGTCGATATCGCAGCGCCTCGCGGATGCCTCGGACCCGCGGGCCGGGTTGGATGTCAACGCCGCCCTCGCCGCCGTGACACGTGTCGGAACTATCGGGTTCGACGCGGTCAACGCTGTTGTCGCGTCGGTGCTCAACCCCGCCGCCCTCACCCAGCTGGCGGCTGTCGCACTGTCCAATCCGGCCGCCGCTGTCGTCATGCTGGGCGAGAAGTTCACCAGTGCGGTCGCCGACCTGGTGGCGCCGACGACCGGAGATCGACTGATCTCGACGGCATTCGATGTCGTGCGGCGCGAGGTTGCCGACAACCGCGACCTGCTCGACCTCACCACGTGGGTGCGGATCTGGGAAACCGGAATGCGGCACGACGCCTACTCCCATGCCGTCGGTGACGGGCCCTCCCCTGCCGCGTGGGCGGGAGCGTGGCTTGCCGCCGTCGCCCACGACGCCGCCGCCGCACCCTTGTTACCGGCGCGCACTGGTGAAGTTTCACCTCCGTCGCCGACCGCTACCCTCACGCGCTCGGTGCTCGTCTCGACCTCGTCCGCGCCGTTCAGCGTGGACCTTCCAGCTCCCACCACCTCACGAGGACCGAGCCCCTTGCCGGTCGAGGTGGTGGGAGCCCCCCAACACATCGCGGCACCACCCACCGAGCTGCCACAACTACCGGCCACCGTTCCGGTGACCGTGGTCGGCCCAAGCCAGCCCGGCGTCAGCGCCGACGCGACCCACCCCCCGACTAGCTCGACCGTTGCCCGCCAGCCCGGCATCACCGACCCCACTCGCTAA
- a CDS encoding NAD-dependent epimerase/dehydratase family protein yields MRALITGGAGFIGSHLLDRLVADGHTVTVIDDLSSGDRTRIPDQVTLHTVDVVDTAAVTAIIEQARPEVIYHLAAQISVRYSVTDPHRDALVNINGTLNVVAAATAVGARVIMASTGGAMYGDGVQMPTPETVLPQTQAPYGISKYCAEQYLTLHNRLYGGRHIALRLGNVFGPRQDPHGEAGVVAIFCGLAAAGKAPTVFGDGKQTRDYLYIADIVDAFVAAGSYTGTTAVFNIGSGTGTSVLELLDAVNAAAGTDLTPEFAPAREGEWLHGALDSTVAASELGWRATISIPDGIGRTYTELTM; encoded by the coding sequence ATGCGCGCACTCATCACCGGCGGTGCCGGATTCATCGGATCCCACCTGCTCGATCGGCTGGTCGCGGACGGGCACACCGTCACCGTCATCGACGACCTCTCCAGCGGCGACCGAACACGCATCCCAGACCAGGTCACGCTGCACACGGTCGACGTCGTCGATACCGCCGCGGTCACCGCGATCATCGAACAAGCGCGCCCCGAGGTGATCTACCACCTCGCAGCGCAGATCAGCGTCCGGTACTCGGTCACCGACCCCCACCGCGACGCGCTCGTCAACATCAACGGCACCCTCAACGTCGTGGCCGCGGCCACCGCCGTCGGCGCCCGCGTCATCATGGCTTCCACCGGCGGCGCGATGTACGGCGACGGCGTACAGATGCCGACGCCGGAAACGGTGCTCCCGCAAACCCAAGCACCGTACGGGATTTCGAAGTACTGCGCTGAGCAGTACCTGACTCTGCACAACCGGCTCTACGGCGGCCGCCACATCGCCCTGCGCCTGGGCAATGTGTTCGGACCCCGCCAGGACCCGCACGGTGAGGCAGGTGTAGTCGCGATCTTCTGCGGTCTCGCCGCCGCCGGTAAGGCACCCACGGTTTTCGGTGACGGCAAGCAGACCCGCGACTACTTGTACATCGCTGACATTGTCGACGCGTTCGTGGCCGCAGGCAGTTACACCGGCACCACAGCAGTGTTCAATATCGGTTCCGGCACAGGCACTTCCGTGCTCGAACTGCTCGACGCGGTCAACGCCGCCGCAGGTACCGATCTCACCCCTGAATTCGCTCCGGCCCGCGAGGGCGAGTGGTTGCACGGCGCACTCGACTCGACTGTGGCCGCAAGCGAACTCGGTTGGCGTGCCACCATTTCCATCCCCGACGGTATCGGGCGCACGTACACCGAACTGACCATGTAG
- a CDS encoding creatininase family protein, protein MELITTATSTDVARLDSTVAVLPVGSFEQHGDHLPLITDTAIACLIAERIATTYQLVLLPPITFSCSHEHETFPGTVSISASTLTVMIDDIRTSLKRSAITTLVIVNGHGGNYVLSNIAAEANVSGRNVALYPGRVDWEAARTQAAMVSDMHDDMHGGELETSILLYARPELVRDSYRDADHLATERRHFLLTGMAEYTPTGIIGLPSAATAAKGEAALASLTDSFASYLEATKR, encoded by the coding sequence GTGGAGCTGATCACGACTGCCACCTCGACCGACGTCGCACGTCTCGACAGTACGGTCGCGGTCCTGCCCGTCGGCAGCTTCGAACAACACGGCGATCACCTCCCGTTGATCACCGACACAGCCATCGCCTGCCTGATCGCCGAACGAATCGCCACCACATATCAACTCGTGCTGCTGCCGCCGATCACCTTTTCCTGCAGCCACGAACACGAGACCTTCCCCGGCACTGTCAGCATCAGCGCATCCACCCTGACGGTGATGATCGACGACATCAGAACTTCCCTAAAGAGAAGCGCAATCACCACCCTGGTCATCGTCAACGGCCACGGCGGAAACTATGTCCTGTCCAACATCGCCGCCGAAGCCAACGTCAGCGGCCGTAACGTCGCGCTCTACCCCGGTCGCGTGGACTGGGAAGCTGCTCGAACGCAAGCGGCGATGGTGAGCGACATGCACGACGACATGCACGGCGGCGAGCTCGAAACATCAATCCTGTTGTATGCCCGCCCGGAACTGGTGCGTGACTCCTATCGCGACGCCGATCACCTCGCAACAGAACGACGGCACTTCCTCCTGACTGGAATGGCCGAATACACCCCCACAGGCATCATTGGTCTCCCCTCGGCCGCCACCGCCGCCAAAGGCGAAGCCGCGCTCGCGAGCCTCACCGATTCGTTTGCGAGCTACCTTGAAGCAACCAAACGATAG
- a CDS encoding formylglycine-generating enzyme family protein, giving the protein MNVPEMIAIPAAQVAVGSPESHLDTVAAAQHYPRTWFEDETPQHTITLPAFEIDRTPVTNSMFAEFVTMTGHVSAAERRGYALVYGPDYWTTMDGISWRHPHPDLDAVTDRPHHPVVHLDHTDATTYAIWAGKRLPSEAEWEYAAHGPQWRPWPWGPSWDSARANTAEHWAGQPIHDLATWKAWWRTHYAEHGPAPATTEVGAFTDGSSPFGLVDMAGNVSEWTASAYLLYDRHRRYDPSYHAVADHGHITVRGGGWKSFRWQTRTSERIACSPDYSGPDLGFRCARDLPETTANVLSLIR; this is encoded by the coding sequence GTGAACGTGCCCGAGATGATCGCGATCCCGGCCGCCCAGGTGGCGGTCGGGTCACCCGAATCGCACCTGGACACCGTCGCCGCCGCCCAGCACTACCCTCGGACCTGGTTCGAGGACGAAACACCACAGCACACCATCACACTGCCCGCGTTCGAGATCGACCGGACACCGGTCACCAACAGCATGTTCGCGGAATTCGTGACGATGACCGGGCATGTGAGCGCCGCCGAGCGACGCGGCTACGCCCTGGTCTACGGGCCCGACTACTGGACCACCATGGACGGCATCTCCTGGCGCCACCCCCACCCCGACCTCGACGCGGTCACCGACCGACCACACCACCCGGTGGTGCACCTGGACCACACCGACGCCACTACTTACGCCATCTGGGCAGGCAAACGACTGCCCAGCGAAGCCGAATGGGAGTACGCCGCCCACGGCCCCCAGTGGCGGCCGTGGCCGTGGGGCCCGAGCTGGGACAGCGCCCGCGCCAATACCGCCGAACACTGGGCAGGCCAACCCATCCACGACCTCGCCACCTGGAAAGCGTGGTGGCGAACCCACTACGCCGAGCACGGGCCCGCCCCCGCTACCACCGAAGTCGGAGCATTCACCGACGGAAGTTCCCCCTTCGGGCTGGTGGACATGGCGGGCAACGTCTCCGAATGGACCGCGTCGGCGTATCTGCTCTACGACCGCCACCGCCGCTACGACCCCAGCTATCACGCCGTCGCCGACCACGGTCACATCACGGTGCGCGGCGGCGGTTGGAAGTCGTTCCGATGGCAAACCCGCACCAGCGAACGTATCGCGTGCAGCCCCGACTACTCCGGACCAGACCTCGGATTCCGTTGCGCCCGTGACCTACCCGAAACCACGGCCAACGTGCTCTCACTCATCAGATAG
- a CDS encoding helix-turn-helix domain-containing protein, translating into MDSHAAIVGAQLRAAREAAGVSLAALAAEIHRGKSALAYYETGERTPPPDVIACYEKRFGGLQDPVATLADLGKADVERRAFLRGGYSTALGASVLRPGWLDTSAPVSRAQSAIRHVGSSDVTDVRNVMTLFSQIEQRMGGGHGRRAVVQYLSSEVVDYLNGTYTDEVVRRDMFSAAAEMAYLAGWMAFDNDEHSAAQRYFATATKLAAEAEDAPLTGHILRAMAHQAIDLGHAAEGLELAAASVAGSRYSTATPRERALLKIVHAKALSVAGRRSEAAKAVIVAEQDLASASSSIAEPSRVFFFTEASLAHETACVLRDSGDLHGAAEQFDRSVRKRKAQAFARTHAVTLGYLGAVQARQGDLEVACATWKSALVSMGQVQSGRTRAVAHGIRAAVAPHRGSAVEGLAEIDNRASEYLQAQGK; encoded by the coding sequence ATGGACAGTCACGCCGCTATCGTCGGTGCGCAGCTCCGAGCCGCCCGCGAGGCCGCAGGCGTTTCGTTGGCTGCGTTGGCGGCCGAAATTCACCGGGGGAAGTCCGCGCTGGCCTACTACGAGACCGGTGAGCGCACACCGCCGCCGGATGTCATAGCGTGTTACGAGAAGCGATTCGGTGGCCTTCAAGATCCAGTCGCTACCCTCGCCGACCTTGGAAAGGCTGACGTGGAAAGACGCGCGTTCCTGCGTGGCGGGTACTCGACAGCGCTGGGCGCCTCGGTATTGCGGCCTGGATGGCTGGACACCTCCGCACCAGTATCAAGAGCGCAGAGCGCGATCCGGCACGTCGGATCTTCCGATGTCACCGACGTCCGCAACGTCATGACGCTGTTCTCCCAGATCGAACAGCGCATGGGGGGTGGCCACGGGCGACGCGCTGTTGTCCAGTACCTCAGCAGTGAGGTCGTCGACTACCTCAACGGCACCTACACCGACGAAGTCGTGCGCCGAGATATGTTCTCGGCAGCGGCCGAGATGGCGTACTTGGCAGGTTGGATGGCCTTCGACAACGACGAGCATTCCGCGGCTCAGCGCTATTTCGCGACGGCGACCAAACTCGCCGCCGAGGCGGAGGATGCGCCGTTGACCGGCCACATCTTGCGTGCGATGGCGCACCAGGCGATCGACCTCGGACACGCCGCAGAGGGGCTCGAATTGGCCGCGGCTTCCGTCGCTGGCTCCCGGTACAGCACTGCTACCCCCCGCGAGCGAGCATTGCTCAAGATTGTCCACGCGAAAGCCCTCAGCGTTGCCGGCCGACGTTCGGAGGCTGCGAAGGCTGTGATTGTCGCCGAACAGGACCTCGCCTCGGCATCGAGCTCAATCGCTGAACCCTCGCGGGTGTTCTTCTTCACCGAGGCCAGCCTGGCCCACGAAACTGCGTGTGTTCTCCGTGACTCCGGTGACCTGCACGGCGCTGCTGAACAGTTCGACCGCAGTGTGCGCAAACGGAAAGCACAGGCATTTGCACGAACTCATGCGGTCACCCTCGGCTACCTAGGGGCGGTGCAAGCGAGACAGGGCGACCTCGAAGTAGCTTGCGCAACATGGAAGTCCGCGCTGGTGTCGATGGGTCAGGTTCAATCTGGTCGCACACGCGCCGTGGCACACGGTATCCGGGCGGCCGTCGCGCCGCATCGTGGTTCGGCGGTGGAGGGGCTGGCCGAAATCGATAACCGAGCCTCTGAATACCTGCAAGCACAAGGGAAATAG
- a CDS encoding DUF4254 domain-containing protein: MTSANEPSPSLPSGRVVLQAMFGRASSHQLTHPLLAAAAELVRLATRAADDEVSRARIGQMRRIDTYVDQVLPIPVESAVLHTETVSMVLVRMADHAASPGRPVDLDRLSAVWGPLDELVRGLDALTDDLLAGRRRVPLSIWWSTRSDLIPLQEKR; this comes from the coding sequence ATGACCAGCGCAAACGAGCCGTCACCGTCGCTTCCATCAGGGCGGGTCGTGCTGCAAGCGATGTTCGGACGGGCCAGCAGCCACCAGCTGACCCATCCTCTCCTCGCCGCCGCGGCCGAGCTGGTCCGTCTGGCCACCCGCGCCGCCGACGACGAAGTCAGCAGGGCGCGGATCGGGCAGATGCGGCGCATCGACACCTACGTCGATCAGGTCCTGCCGATCCCGGTCGAGTCAGCGGTGCTGCACACCGAAACGGTCTCGATGGTGCTGGTCAGGATGGCCGACCACGCCGCGTCGCCGGGCCGCCCCGTCGACCTCGACCGGTTGTCTGCGGTGTGGGGCCCGCTCGATGAGCTGGTGCGCGGGCTCGACGCGCTCACCGACGATCTGCTCGCCGGACGTCGGCGGGTCCCGTTGAGCATCTGGTGGAGCACCCGCTCCGACTTGATTCCCTTGCAGGAGAAGCGATGA
- a CDS encoding MoaD/ThiS family protein — protein MTVRFVLPPSWPTLVGADLSELSTQATTIGQALTWLVDQHPIFGERIFDGERLAPWTIVCLNNTHILDLDTPIPAGDHELQIIPALVGG, from the coding sequence ATGACCGTCCGATTCGTCTTGCCACCGAGCTGGCCCACACTGGTCGGAGCAGACCTGTCCGAACTGAGCACCCAGGCCACCACCATCGGGCAAGCCCTGACCTGGCTGGTGGATCAGCACCCGATATTCGGTGAACGCATCTTCGACGGTGAGCGACTCGCACCGTGGACAATCGTGTGCCTCAACAACACTCACATCCTGGACCTCGACACCCCGATTCCTGCCGGAGATCACGAGCTCCAGATCATCCCGGCGTTGGTGGGCGGGTGA
- a CDS encoding helix-turn-helix domain-containing protein has translation MPAAQWWTGELRDALRSRDIGSILAAYRHHPAHGHRPLPQSELARWLGISQPRLCRLENHRAQLDDTVLATIAHILGIPEELLWFDLQSKTPPAQGIAPVRLPSGQTVPASNAATEDPLAETHLATLTHYANLDMLAGPHDLLDVVESQFATIDSAMRTSRGRRHEKLLYTSARFAEFLGWLHQDAGNLNTAMRWSNEAQNRAEQSGDVQLRAYVLMRKSNIAADSDNTTLAVDLVDEALTRTVGLTVRQRSVLLRQKGHAYAQRTAITGDRRDRRTCVDALAEAATLASDDNTDPNDLAQYCSSGYIAMEAAHCWVQLGRPEKALATLESGLADWTPGNHRDLGMGFARLATAYAGVSQPDQALDVARHALTIHSDTGSHRTIQQLKQVGVALAARGHRSHILDFAAMLRAHMATAQVASVTHDEEFEWS, from the coding sequence TTGCCCGCCGCGCAGTGGTGGACCGGTGAGTTGCGAGATGCTCTGCGCAGCAGGGATATCGGGTCGATCCTCGCGGCGTACCGGCATCACCCCGCGCACGGGCACCGCCCGCTGCCGCAATCGGAGTTGGCGCGCTGGCTGGGCATCTCGCAGCCGCGACTGTGCCGGCTCGAAAACCACCGTGCCCAACTCGATGACACGGTCTTGGCGACGATCGCCCACATCCTCGGAATCCCAGAAGAGCTTCTCTGGTTCGACCTCCAGTCGAAAACGCCTCCGGCACAGGGCATCGCGCCGGTGCGGCTCCCTAGCGGCCAAACGGTCCCAGCATCGAACGCAGCGACGGAGGACCCGCTCGCCGAAACGCACCTCGCGACGCTGACCCACTACGCGAATCTCGACATGCTCGCAGGTCCGCACGATCTGCTCGATGTCGTCGAAAGCCAGTTCGCAACAATAGATTCCGCGATGCGAACCAGTCGGGGGCGGCGTCACGAGAAGCTGCTCTACACTTCCGCCCGGTTCGCCGAATTCCTGGGCTGGCTGCACCAAGACGCCGGAAACCTCAACACCGCGATGAGATGGTCGAACGAAGCCCAGAATCGTGCGGAGCAGAGCGGCGACGTCCAACTGCGGGCTTACGTCCTGATGCGCAAATCCAACATCGCAGCCGACTCCGACAACACCACCTTGGCAGTCGATCTGGTCGACGAAGCACTCACCAGAACAGTCGGACTGACCGTGCGGCAACGCTCGGTCCTGTTGCGGCAAAAAGGTCACGCCTACGCACAACGAACCGCGATCACCGGCGACCGAAGAGACCGCCGAACATGTGTCGATGCACTGGCGGAGGCCGCGACGCTCGCTTCCGACGACAACACGGATCCCAACGACTTGGCGCAATACTGTTCATCGGGCTATATCGCGATGGAAGCCGCACACTGCTGGGTCCAACTCGGCCGCCCCGAGAAGGCCCTGGCGACCCTCGAATCAGGCCTCGCGGATTGGACACCCGGCAACCACCGCGACCTCGGGATGGGCTTTGCCCGGCTCGCGACCGCCTACGCTGGCGTCAGCCAACCCGACCAAGCCCTCGACGTCGCCAGGCATGCGCTGACAATCCACTCCGACACCGGCTCACACCGGACGATCCAGCAGTTGAAGCAAGTAGGCGTCGCGCTCGCGGCCCGAGGACACCGCAGCCACATCCTCGACTTCGCCGCTATGCTGCGCGCACACATGGCGACAGCCCAGGTCGCCTCAGTAACCCACGATGAGGAGTTCGAGTGGAGCTGA
- a CDS encoding SAM-dependent methyltransferase, which yields MTTRPPNLIDPDQPTPARLHSAFLGGKDHYDPDKVLADALASSTIRPAVAESRRFTRRAVEYLSDHHEVSQFVELGCGIPHFPNIHDIAERANSSAKTLYVDSDTVVAAHGRALLHEPPTRFFTDTDITDADTIVGDVAAVMDMTAPLAVCVSGTAEWISDAPAVLAALTARFPVGTWLVFTHVTDEFYPQHVQAAAETLRRAGIPYHPRGRDEITAMLAEYQLLAPGLIAPHRWVPALSRDDDNRNGNEDGEGDDRDRVRRLSPAAPRHRGAWDLSAYAAIGQLHLRGPR from the coding sequence GTGACCACCCGTCCACCAAACCTGATCGACCCCGACCAGCCGACCCCCGCACGCCTGCACAGCGCGTTCCTCGGCGGGAAGGACCACTACGACCCTGACAAGGTGCTAGCCGACGCCTTGGCGAGCAGCACGATCCGGCCCGCGGTCGCCGAATCCCGTCGATTCACCCGACGCGCGGTCGAGTACCTGTCCGACCATCACGAGGTGTCTCAGTTCGTCGAACTCGGGTGCGGCATTCCCCACTTCCCGAATATCCACGACATCGCCGAACGAGCGAACAGCAGCGCAAAGACGTTGTATGTCGACTCCGACACCGTCGTGGCCGCGCATGGGCGTGCGCTGCTGCACGAACCACCTACCCGGTTCTTCACCGATACCGACATCACCGACGCTGACACGATCGTGGGCGATGTCGCCGCCGTGATGGACATGACGGCACCGTTGGCGGTGTGCGTGTCGGGCACCGCAGAATGGATTAGTGACGCCCCTGCCGTGCTCGCGGCGTTGACCGCCCGGTTCCCGGTCGGGACATGGCTCGTGTTCACCCACGTCACCGACGAGTTCTACCCCCAGCACGTCCAGGCCGCCGCCGAAACCCTGCGCCGCGCGGGCATCCCGTACCACCCACGCGGACGAGACGAGATCACGGCCATGCTCGCCGAGTACCAACTCCTCGCGCCCGGTCTGATCGCCCCGCACCGGTGGGTACCAGCCCTCAGCCGCGACGACGACAACCGGAATGGGAACGAGGACGGCGAGGGCGACGACCGCGACAGAGTACGGAGGCTGTCGCCCGCCGCACCACGCCATCGCGGGGCGTGGGACCTGAGCGCCTACGCTGCCATCGGCCAGCTCCACCTGAGGGGTCCTCGGTGA
- a CDS encoding DUF5753 domain-containing protein, whose protein sequence is MTYASWYARTESGLAALQRSLIDIESGVTRQRAWNPELVIGLAQTEDYARAVLTACIGVLGVPNDLDEVVAARMQRQLILDREPHTFEFLIGEWALHRTVGSAAVMRAQIKALIDDLDSRPNLRIGIVALSAEFVAATLAFVIHDSSAVEIETVTGEVIATRPDDIALAERTFALLQNQAVYGDDARVLLTRALATHTD, encoded by the coding sequence ATGACCTATGCGAGTTGGTACGCCCGGACCGAGTCCGGCCTGGCTGCGCTGCAGCGCAGCCTGATCGACATCGAGAGTGGTGTCACCCGCCAGCGCGCATGGAACCCGGAATTGGTCATCGGACTGGCCCAGACCGAGGACTACGCACGGGCGGTCCTGACCGCCTGCATCGGAGTCCTGGGCGTTCCGAACGATCTCGACGAGGTCGTCGCGGCCCGGATGCAACGCCAACTGATCCTCGACCGCGAACCCCACACGTTCGAGTTCCTCATCGGCGAGTGGGCCTTGCATCGCACGGTCGGTAGCGCCGCGGTGATGCGCGCTCAGATCAAGGCGTTGATCGATGACCTGGACTCCCGCCCGAACCTTCGCATCGGGATCGTCGCGCTCAGCGCCGAATTCGTAGCCGCCACCTTGGCTTTCGTTATCCACGACAGCTCTGCGGTCGAGATCGAAACCGTCACCGGTGAAGTCATCGCCACCCGCCCCGACGACATCGCACTCGCTGAGCGCACCTTCGCCCTGCTCCAGAACCAAGCCGTCTACGGCGACGACGCGCGGGTCCTGCTCACCCGAGCACTAGCTACCCACACCGACTAG